DNA sequence from the Acidobacteriota bacterium genome:
AGCAGGAGGTCGAAATCCTCGTCTGGCGTCCAACTGGTCGGACATACCACGAGGGGCAGGCGGTCCGCGCCAAGCGACGCCGCCTGGGCGAGCTTCGTCCACATCGCGACCGCCGCCGACGGCGCCGGACGGGTGAACGCGGCGGGCGGCCGATCGTAGACGACCGACGCGGCAATGCCGTAATTACTCGACAGCCAGGCCGCGAGCGCCTTGGAGACCGCCAGGTGCCCATCGGCGCGACGCGCCCATCGGCGCTCGCTTCGCGCCACCGCCTTCACGGCGCGATGTCGTTCGCCCAGGCGAACTGCCGCCACCGTGTGCGACAGGTTGTGCCAATCGATGACCAGGCGCGAGCCGCGCAGCCGCGCCACCAGCCACGCCACCGCCAGCGTGGGCACGGCGGGTGGATTCTGAACGAGGATCACGTCGGCCTTCGGCGCGCGCATCAGCGTGACCCACAGCCGGCGCGCCTGGCCCACGGCGCGCGCCATCGACCCAAACACAAACCGCCTGGTCCCACCCTTTGCCCGGCCCTTGAAGCTGTGATCCGGGAGGCGATGACAACGGATGCGCGGATCGGCGGCGAGGGCGGGCATGACGTCGGCGCCCTCGAGGCCCACCAGGTCGACATCGTGGCCGGCCGCGGCCAGCGACGCGGCGTGGTACTGCATCCGCGGGCTGCGGCCCAGATCTCCGAGTACGATAACGGCGGTCCGCATAGTGAAGGTAGTAGACGCCCCCGGTGGCCGGAAGGTTCGTGCGCAGAATTTCGACCCAGCAAACTGGCTCACGTGGTGGTCCGCCTAAAGGCGGACGCCACATCGGACCGAGGGTTCACGGCCGGTGCGGACGCGAGTCGACCGTATCGCGAATCACTTGCATGAACCGCTCGGCCGAGAACGCGCCACGCCGCTGCCGGAGCGCGGCGCGAAGGCCATCCTGCAACTGCGCATTCGCCAGCACGGCGCCAATCTTTGCCACCGCTTCGTCTGGACTGGCGTAGACGAGCCTGGCGTCGCCACCGACGATCTCGACCTGTCCCCCTGAATCAGGCACGAACGTGATGCACCCGCCCTCGACCATTTCCGCGGCGGCCATACCGAAATGTTCGTCGCGCATGCCGTGAATGCCGTAGCGGGTGCGGCCAATCAACTCGAGGAGCGCAGCGCGCGTCAGGTCTTCGTGCAGGTGCAGCCATTGGTGCTGTCGAGTCAGGGCCATGATTCCCTCGTAGTGCGACCGCTCTGGGCCACGGCTGCCAATCAAGTGGAGCTCGACCTCCGGCGCCAGCGCGCGAACCCCTTCGATGATCGCCACCACCTTCTCAATCTCCTTCTCGGCGGCGAATCGGCCAATGCACAAGAAGGCGTTGTCACGCCGCTTCCACGGCAGGCCCTCGGCCGCCGCCGCGACCGGTGGCGGCAGCACCGAGACGGCCACGTGCCCGTCCAGTTCGCGGATGCGGTCGGCGGTCCACGCCGAATTGGCGAGCGTGCGATTGCGGCGCACGCCGTCCAGTGAAAACCCGCTCAGGCGATCGCAGAGCGCGTAGTACCCGGCGAGCACGAAACGGGGGCGGTGGTACCAGCGGAGATCGGCGGCCGGGCGGGGCCGAAGCTGGCGTGGATAGTGGACGTACTGGATGATGTCGCGGCCCAGGCTCGCTTCGTTCTCGGCGCTGATCACGACATCGAACCCCGGCGCGAGGCGCCTCGCCAGCCGCACGACGGCACTCCACCGCAGCAGCGCGGCGCTGACCGGCAGCAGCCGGGCAACCGACCGCCACACCCGCGAGACGGCGACCACTGTCACCTCGTCGTCGCCGATCGTTGTGCCGTAGGCACGGTTCACCGCCGCGAAGTCTGGCGGGTCCCAACAGGCCAGCCCAAGTCTGTGCGAGTCCTTCAGGGCTTGGATGATCCAGGCGGCAACGGCCTGGCTGCCGCCAGGCGGACGCAGGGTTGATTGGATAATCAGGACGCGCCGCCGGGCATCCCCTTCTGTCATGTCAGCTGGCGGAACCCGGGATCGGCCAGCAGATCCTGGTAGGTGCCGATGGCGGCGACCCGCCCGTCCTTCAAGTAGATCAACTGGTCGCAATCCTTCACGGTTGAGAGCCGGTGGGCGATGGCGATCACCGTCCGCGAGCCGCGCACGGCGGCAATCGCCGCGGTCACCTCGCGTTCGGTCTGGTTGTCGAGCGCCGCGGTCGCCTCATCGAAGAACAGGATCGGCGGGTCGTGATAAAGCGCGCGGGCGATCGCGACACGCTGCCGCTGGCCGCCCGACAGGCGGACGCCGTCTTCGCCGATCACCGTCTCGAGCTTCTGGGGCATCGCCGCCACCACGTCATCCAGCCGCGCCAACGCGATCGCCGCGGCGAGTCGCGCTTCGTCGATGCCACCGTCGGGAATACCAAACGCGATGTTGCGCCTCAGTGAATCGTCCAGGAGATACACGTCCTGCGAGACGTAGCCAAGCTGCCGCTGCCAGGCGCGCTCGCGCCCCTCGAGCGGCGCGCCATCAACCAGCACCCGGCCGGTGGTCGGCGTCAGCAGGCCGAGCAGTACATCGACCAGGGTGCTCTTGCCGGCGCCGGTCGGGCCGACAATGCCTACCGATTGCCCGCGGCGAATGGTCAGCGAGACGCGGTCGAGGGCCAGTGGGCCGTCATCCTCGTAGCAGTACGACACCTCGTCGCAGGCAAGCGTGTCGCGCAGCATCGGCGGCTCCGGCACGAAGGACGCGGCCGACGGCGCGCGCAATGCCCGCATGTCGGCGTCCATCTTCGCCACCCACGGGTGCGCTTCGCGGAGGTAGCCGACGTTCAACATGATCCGATTGGCCGAGGGGATGACGCGGAAGCCGGTGTAGGCGAAGAGTGCCAGCACCGACACCGTATCGCCGCCAGAGGCATGGTCACGCATCACCAGGAAGACGACCAGCAGCATGCTGAACACGAGCGTGGTCTCGACCGCGTGCCGGGCCGCGCTGGCGGCCCACGACCGCCGCTGCTTCACCCGCGACAGGTCGCGCTTCACGTGGCGGAAGCGCTCCTCGAAGAACGGCTGCCGGCCCGACACCTTCACGTCCTTGATCGCGCCCAGGCTTTGCTGCAACACCTGCAGCTGCTGCTGCAGCAGCGTCCGTTCGGTTTCGCCAATTCGCTCCCAGGCGCGGCGGGTCAGGACAATCGGCGCGATCACGACGAGGAGCACGATCGCCACGGCGACGAGCGTGATCGGTGGCGCCGCTGACAGCAGCACCATGGCCAGCGCGGCAATGGTCACCGCCTCGGCCAGGATGTTGACGGCCGAGCCGCCGACCAGTTCGAACGCGATGTCGGAGGCGCGCGTCATCGGCTGGATCAACGACGCCGACGCCCGCGTGACATGGAACCGGTAGTCGGCCGCCAGGTAACGCGCGAGCAGCCGCTCGGCCGCGGCCGCCGACGATCGAAAGATCACGCCCTGGCGGACCCACTCGACCCACGACAGGAAGAGCGCACGCGCCAGATAGAACGCGCCGACGCCGAGCGCCAGCGCCGCAACCATCGAGCGCGGGTCGTCGGCCGGCCACGCCTGCCAGATCCGCGACACCACCGGCGCGGTGCGCACTTGCTCGGGTTCGACGACCAGGCGGAGCAGGCCGAAGGTGGCCAGGGCGCCGGCCGCCTCGATCAGGGCGCTCACGCTGACGAGCGGCACCAGAGTGAGCCACGGCCAGCGTTCGCGGGGCGCGAGCCAGCCGAGCACCGTGCGGACGTCGCGAATCACGCGGCCATCCCGGTCAGCACCGCGTGCACCGCGGGTCCATTTGAAAGCGTCTTAGCAGCGATGGCCCAGTATAGGCTCAAGACCCAGCTGTTCGTGGCGCGCCCCCTGGAGGAGACCTTTGCGTTCTTCGCCGACGCCGGCAACCTGCAGAAGCTGACGCCGCCGTGGTTGAGTTTTCGCATCCGGACGCCACAGCCAATCACGATGCGGCCCGGCACGCTGATCGACTACTTGATCGTGGTGCGGGGGTGGCCGGTGCCCTGGCGCACACGGATCAGCGACTGGACCCCGCCGGCCGGCTTCGTGGATGAACAGCTGTGGGGGCCGTACTGGAAGTGGCATCACACGCATGACTTCAGCCGCGTCGATGGCGGCACGCTGGTCACCGATACGGTGCTCTACTCGCCGATCGGCGGCGCGGTGATGCAAAGGCTGATGGTCAGGCGCGACCTCGAACGCATCTTCACGTATCGCCAGCACGCCATCCTCGAGCAGTTCAACGTCGACTCGCTCGAGCCCATCGCCGTCAGCATCGAGCGGATATAATTCCTGCGACCGTGCAGGACCTCACCACCGGCTCGCTCACCGGGCACCTTCTCAAGACCACCAGCTTCATGCTCGTCAGCATGGTTTTCCAGACGCTCTACGTCCTGGTGGACCTGTTTTGGGTGGGACGCCTCGGCACCGACGCGGTGGCGGCGGTCGGCATCAGCGCCAACCTGTCGTTCGTCGTGCTGGCCCTCTCGCAGATGCTCGGTGTCGGCACGACCACCGTGGTCTCGCACGCGGCGGGCCGCAAGGAACACACCCAGGCGACCTACCTGTTCAACCAGTCGCAGGTGTTGTCGATGGCCGCCGGTCTCGTGTTCCTGGCGGTGGCGATGTACTACCGCACGGCCTACGCCGCCGCGCTCAGTGCCGATGTCACCATGCAGGCGCAAACCGAGGAATACCTGCTGTGGTTCATCCCGGCCATGGCGTTGCAGTTCGCGATGGTGGCCATGGGGGCGGCGCTGCGAGGCACGGGTAACTTCAAACCTGGCATGTACGTGCAGACCGGCACGGTGGTGCTGAACATGGTGCTCACCCCAATCCTGATTTTCGGGTGGGGACCGATCGGCGCCTACGGGATCGGGGGCGCGGCGCTGTCAACCTTGATCGCGGTGGCGATTGGCGTCATCTGGATCTCGTTCTACTTCCTCAACCGCGATGCCTACCTGCACTTCCGCCTCGCCGACTGGGTGCCGGCGTTTCCGGTGTGGGGGCGAATGCTCAAGATCGGCCTGCCGGCAGGCGCGGAGTTCGCGATGATGGCCATCTACATGGTGGTGGTCTATTCGATTACGCGGCCCTTTGGCGCCGCCGCACAAGCCGGCTTTGGCATCGGCCTGCGGATTGTGCAGTCGGCATTCCTGCCGGTGGTGGCGCTCGGATTTGCCGTGGCCCCGGTCGCAGGCCAGAACTTCGGTGCCGGCAAGGGGCAGCGCGTGCGCCAGGCGTTCACGGTCGCGGCGTCGATGGCGGGGGGCGTGATGCTGGCGTCCGGCGTGGCGGTCTACCTGGCGGCGACGCCGTTGATGGGGCTGTTCAGCGCCGACCCGGAGGTCATCCGCGTCGGCGTCGAGTACCTGCACATCGTGACGATCAACTTCGTCGCCTCGGGCATCACGTTTGTCTCGGCGAGCATGTTCCAGGCCATGGGTAACACCCTGCCGTCGCTGGCCACGTCGTTCCTGCGGCTGATGGTCGGGATTGTCCCCGCGGCGGTCCTGTCGTCACGGCCCGAGTTTGCGCTGACCTGGATCTGGTGGCTGACGGTGCTGTCCACCCTGCTCCAAATGGCGCTGAACCTCGTCCTGCTGCAGCGCGAGTTCCGGTTGAAGCTCGCCTAGCGAGATCAAGGGACACGAGATCAAGAGACAACAGGAGATAAGGAGTTCAGGAGTCAATTAAGGTTGCTCCTGATCTCTTGATCTCCTGTTACGACTTACTACCTATATAATTGCCACGCACATGAAGCTCGCTGTACCGAAAGAATGCCGCCCCGGCGAACGCCGCGTGGCGGTCACCCCTGAAAACGTCGCGAAACTCGTGAAGCTGGGCTTCAGCGTGGCCGTCGAACACGACGCCGGCGCCGGCGCCTCCTTCGGAGACGATGACTATGCTGCGGCCGGCGCCGAGGTCATCACCGGCACGCGCGCCATCTGGCAGGCCGGCGACATCGTGCTCAAGGTGCAGCCGCCCGCGGCGCACCCCGAGTTGGGCGTGCACGAGGCCGAGCTCCTCCGCGAGGGCGGCACGCTCATCAGCTTCCTCTATCCCGGCAAGAACACCGACATCATCGAGCGGCTGGCGGCGCGCAAGGCAACGGCGATCGCGGTCGACCAGATTCCCCGCATCAGCCGCGCACAGAAGATGGACGCGCTGTCGTCGATGGCCAACATCGCCGGCTACCGCGCGGTGGTCGAGGCGGCCAGCTTCTACGGGCGGTTCTTCACCGGCCAGATGACGGCCGCCGGCCGCGTCGCGCCCGCGAAGGTGCTGGTGATCGGCGCCGGTGTCGCCGGGCTCGCCGCGATCGGCGCGGCGCGCGGCATGGGCGCGATCGTGCGCGCCTTCGACACGCGGCCAACGGTCAAAGAGCAAGTCAAGAGCATGGGCGCCGAGTTCATCGAGCTCAACGTCCAGGAAGACGGCGAGGGCACCGGCGGCTACGCCAAGGAGATGAGCCCGGCCTTCATCAAGGCCGAAATGGCGATGTTTGCCGCGCAGGCGCGCGAAGTCGACATCATCATCACCACGGCACTGATTCCCAATCGGCCCGCTCCCATCCTGATCACCGAGGAAATGGTGCAGGGGATGAAAAAGGGATCGGTCATCGTCGATCTGGCCGCCGAGAACGGCGGTAACTGCGCGCTGACCGAGCCCGGCCAGGTGGTGCAGAAGTACGGCGTCCACATCCTGGGCTACACCGACCTGCCGAGCCGTCTCGCGCCAACCGCGAGCTTCCTGTTCGGGAACAACCTGACGCACCTGCTGGCGGACCTCGGCGGCGCGAGCCACTTCCACCTCGATCTGGCGGACGAAGTGGTGCGTGGCGCCCTGGTGCTGCGTGACGGCGAGTTGCTGTGGCCGCCGCCGGCACGGCCGCCGCTCCCATTGCCTCCGGAACCCAAGGTGGTGGCCCCGCCGGCCGCCGCACAAGCGGCGAAGGCGCCGGCGTCGGCCGGCGTGGCCGGTCCGGTGTTCGCCTTGATCGCCGCGGTTGCACTCGTCGGCCTCGGCCTGGTCGCACCGCCGGCATTTCTCACGCACCTGACCGTGTTCGCGCTGTCGGTGGTGATTGGCTGGCAGGTGGTGTGGAATGTCACGCCGGCCCTGCACACGCCGCTGATGAGCGTCACCAACGCCATCAGCGGGATCATCGTGCTGGGCGGCATGTTGCAGTTGAACGGTCCGCTGACCTCGCCGGTGGTGCTCGTCGGCGCCGCGGCCATCCTCCTCGCCACCATCAACATCGTCGGCGGCTTCATGGTGACGCAGCGGATGCTCAGGATGTTCAGACGATGATTACGCTTCCTGAGACGCTCGTGACCATTGCCTACCTCGTGGCGGGCATCCTGTTCATCCAGAGCCTCGGCGGGTTGTCGAAGCAGGAATCGGCGCGCCGCGGCAACCTGTTCGGCATTCTGGGCATGGCGCTGGCGGTCGGCGTCACGGCGTTCGGTCCGCACGCCGGCAATTACGCGATCCTGATCGGCGCGCTGGTCGTCGGCGGCGGCATCGGCGCCGCGATGGCCGCGCGGGTCGAGATGACCGACATGCCGCAACTGGTGGCCATGCTCCACAGCTTCGTCGGCCTGGCCGCGGTGCTGGTCGGGTTTGGCGGCACCCTCGATCCGGCCAACGTGCTGGTGGGGGTCGAGGCCACCATCCATGCGGTCGAAACCTACGTCGGCGTGTTTGTCGGCGCGATCACCTTCACCGGCTCGGTGATCGCGTTCGGCAAGCTGCAGGGCCTGATCGGCAGCAAACCGCTGCTGCTGCCGGCGCGCCACGTGCTCAACCTGGTGGCGCTCGTCGCCTGCGTGTTCCTCGGATACCAGTTCGTCACGGCCGATCACGCCGCGGCGCTGCAGCCGCTGATCATTGCCACCGTGATCGCGTCATTGCTGGGTATTCACCTGGTGATGGCGATTGGCGGCGCCGACATGCCGGTGGTGGTGTCGATGCTCAACAGCTACTCCGGCTGGGCGGCGGCCTCGATGGGCTTCATGCTCGGCAACGACCTGCTGATCATCACCGGCGCGCTGGTGGGTTCGAGCGGCGCGATCCTGAGCTACATCATGTGTCACGCGATGAACCGCTCGTTCATCAGCGTGATCCTCGGCGGCTTCGGCGCCGAAGAGGGCAAGGCCCCGGCCGCGGGCGGGCAGCCCGCCGGCGAGGTCAAGAGCATCACTGCCGAAGAGACGGCGGAGTTGCTGCGCGACGCCAAGAGCGTGGTGGTGGTGCCCGGCTACGGCATGGCCGTGGCGCAGGCACAGCACCCGATGTACGAGGTCACCCAGATTCTTCGCGGCAAGGGCGCCAACGTGCGCTTTGCCATCCACCCGGTGGCCGGCCGCCTGCCAGGGCACATGAACGTGCTGCTGGCCGAGGCCAAGGTGCCGTACGACATCGTGCTCGAGATGGAAGAGATCAACCACGACTTCCCCAGCACCGACGTCGTGATCGTGTGCGGCGCCAACGACATCGTGAACCCTGGTGCGCTCGATGATCCGTCGAGCCCGATTTTCGGCATGCCAATCCTGGAAGTGTGGAAGGCCAAGACCTGCATCGTGATGAAGCGCGGCATGGCCAGCGGCTACGCGGGTGTCGACAACCCGCTGTTCTACAAGGACAACACCCAGATGTTGTTCGGCGACGCCAAGAAAATGATCGACGCGGTCCTGGCCGAACTCAAGAAGTAACCCCATGATGCGGCTTCAACTCCCGCATCCCTTCGTCCTGCTCCTCGGCGCGGTCGGTATTGCCGCCGCGCTCACCTGGCTCATCCCCGCCGGCGAGTACCAGCGGCGCACCGATGCCGACACCGGGCGCACGGTGGTGATCGCCGGCACCTACGCGGCCGTGGACGCTGCGCCGGTCGGCCCGATGGCCGCGGTGCTCGCCGTGCCGCGCGGCATCATCGCCGGTGCCGACGTCATCCTCACCATTCTTTTCGTCGGCGGAACCTTCGCTCTGCTGGACGCGACCGGGGCCCTGGCCCGCCTGGTCGGCGCGCTCGTCGGTGCCACCCGCCGTCCCCGCACCATCGTCGTGGCCGTGAGCCTTGGCTTCGCCACGCTCGGCGCGCTCGAGAACATGCAGGAGGAGATCGTCGCGCTCGCGCCGGTGCTGATCCTGCTCAGCCGTGGGCTCGGGTTCGGCAACGTCACCGCCGTGGCCATGAGCATCGGGGCCGCCGCCGTCGGGGCCGCCTTCGGTCCCACCAATCCGTTCCAGACCGGCATTGCCCTTCGCTTCGCCGAGTTGCCGCCGATGACCATTCCGGCCATTCGCTTCGGCCTGATGGCGGCCGCGGTCGCGACGTGGATCGCCTGGACGCTGGCGATGGCGTCGCGCGATGACGTCAAGGGCGAGGTGCGGGCCGTCAGCACCGAGCCGGCCACGCGCCGCGACGCTGTGCTGCTGGCGCTGGTGCTGCTGCCCTTCGTCCCGTACGTCTACGGCGTATTGCAGCTCGACTGGGGATTCAACGAACTGTCGGCCCTGTTCCTCGTGGCGGGCTTCGCCGTCGGGCTCGTCTCCGGCCGCGACCTGACGGCGACGACGACGGGATTTCTCAAGGGGATGGAGGCCATGCTGGCGGCGGGGCTGTTCGTCGGGGTGGCCCGGGCCATCAGCGTCGTGATGACCGATGGCCGCATCATTGACACCATCCTTTACTCGCTGGCCGTGCCGCTCGCACAGTTTCCCGGGACCATGGCGACGCTGCTGATGGTGCCGATGCACGCGGTGCTGCACATGGCCGTGCCCTCGGTGAGCGGCCAGGCCGTGTTGACCATGCCGATCATGGCGCCGCTGTCGGATCTGCTCGGGGTGTCGCGCGACGCGGCCGTGATTGCCTACCAAACCGGCGCCGGTCTGTCCGACATGCTGGTGCCCACCAACGGTGCGGTATTGGCCGTGCTGCTCGGCGCGGGCGTGCCCTACGGACGCTGGCTGCGCTTTGCGGTCCCGGGCGCGGTGCTGGTCGGCGTGATTGGCGTGATCGGCATCATCCTGTCGGCGTAGAATCGCGAACGAACAGGGGCTACCCAATGAACAGCATCCGAATCATCATCGCGCTCGTGTTGTCGGCGCTCGTTCTGTTGCCGTCCACCGCTTCCCTGCAGTCACAGACCGACAAACCTGAAGGTTTGTCGCCACAAGCGGGTGGCGGGCTGGCCGCCGAGCGCATGGCCGTGATCGACAGCGGCCTGCAACGCTATGTCGACGACAACCGCGTCGCCGGCATCGTCGCGCTCGTGCTGCAGGACGGTAAGCCGGTGTACGAGAAGGCGTTCGGCTGGGCCGACAAGGAAGCCGGCCGGCGGATGACGACCGACACGATCTTCCGCATCGCGTCGCAGACCAAGGCGCTGACGAGCGTCGCGATCATGCAGTTGATTGAGGAGGGCCGGCTGACGCCCGGGCGGCGGGCCGGCGACTTCATCCCGACCTTCGCCAGGACCACCGTGGCCACGGGCAAGACAGGCGAGACGCTCGTGACTGAGCCGGCGCACCGGCCGATCACGATTCGCGATCTGCTCACTCACACCGCCGGCATCTCTTACGGCACCGATCCCCTCGTGGCGGACCTGTATCAGGCCAAGGGCCTGGGACCGGCCGCGGGCTTCGGCTGGTACACGGCCGACAAGGACGAGCCCGTGTGCGCCACCATGGAGCGGCTCGGCACGCTGCCGTTTGTCGCTCAGCCGGGCGAGCGGTGGGTGTACGGCTACAACACCGACATCCTCGGCTGCATCGTCGAGAAGGTGTCGGGGATGCCGCTCGACGAGTACCTGCGCACGCGCATCATCACGCCGCTCGGCATGAAGGACACGGCGTTCTTCGTGCCGGCCGCCGACCGCAGCCGGCTGGCGGCGGTCTACGCGAGCCGCGACGGCGGCGTCGTGCGCGCGCCGGATGGGGCGCGCGGCCAGGGCCACTATGCCGACGGTCCGCGCAAGAACTTCGCCGGCGGCGCGGGCCTCGTCTCGACGGCGCGCGACTACGCGCGCTTCCTGGAGGCGATCCGCCTGGGCGGCACGGTCGACGGGGTTCGCGTGCTGTCGCCGCGCAGTGTTCGCCTGATGGCCACCAACCAGGTGGGCACGCTGCACTCGGCGAGCGGGCTCGGGTTTGGCCTGGGCTTCGGGACGACCGATCGGTTTGGCGCCAGTGGGATGCAGAGCGAAGGCTCGTTCGGCTGGGGCGGCGCGTATGGCTCCGTCTACAGGATCGATCCAGAGGAGAAGCTGGTGATGGTCCTGATGCTGCAGTTGATCCCGAACAGCAGCGACATCCGCGAGGCATTCCCCAACCTCGTGTATCAAGCCGTGCCATGAGCGTGTTCGCCGATCAGCCGCTCACGCGCGCGTATAATCAACCCTCGATGTCTCGAGCCACGGCATTTCTCCTCGTATCCCTGCTGCTCGGTTCGCCGGCGTACGGACAAACGACCCGGGTCGAGACGATTGCCGATCAGCAGGCTGAGAAGGCCAAGAAGCTGGAACCCGAAGGGCCGTCCGACGGGGAGTTGATCGTGCGGCGGGTGCTGTTGTCGCCGCTGCTCAGCGGCGGTGGCGGCGCCTACCCCTGGTTTGGCAGCGTGTTCGGCGGCTCGGGCATGGCGGTCGGCGCCGGCTACCTCAAGCGCTTCGAGAAGTCCGGCTCGCTCAACTTCCTGGCCGGCATCTCCATCAACAATTCGCAGGTGCTCGAGACCCGGGTCGTCGCACCGGCGTTGTTTCGTGACCGGCTGCAAATCGGCGCCCAGGCGCGCTGGACCGATGCGAAGGGAGTGTCGTACTACGGCGTGGGACCCACGACGGATCGCGAGGCCGACTTCGAGTACGACTACCAGCCGACCGAGTTCAGCACCGATGCGACGTTCAAGCCGGTGCGGTGGCTGTCGTTTGGCGGCGGCTACTCGTACGTCGATCTCACGACCGCGGTTAAAGACTTCGACCTCGCGGCCCTGCCCGCGCCGGGAATCGGGCGTGACCTGCGCTACAACGTCATCCGCTCCGAGGTGGCGGTCGACACGCGCACCTCGCCTGGCTACAGCACGCGCGGCGGGCTCTACCGCGTCGCGTGGGAGCGGCACGAAGAGCGCCACGATCTCCCCTTCTCATTTGATGCGCACGAATACGAAGTGCGGCAGCTCGTGCCGCTGGTCCGCGAGCAGTTCGTGATCGCGATCCGCGGGTTGATGACGCTGACGAGCTCGGACCCCGGCAACGTGGTCCCGGTTCCGCTCGCGCCGTTCCTCGGCAGCGGCAGCACGCTGCGCGGCTTCCCGACCCGTCGCTTCACCGACCGCAATCGCGTGCTCGTGACCGGCGAGTACCGCTGGCGGCCCTCGCGGTACCTCGACATGGCGATCTTCGTGGACTCGGGGCAGGTGGCACCCGACCGGCACCAGTTCCGGCTCAGTGACTTCGAGACCAACTACGGCATCGGGGCGCGCTTTCACGGCCCGCTGTTCACCGCGCTTCGGGTCGAATATGCGCGCGGGCGCGAAGGCCGGAGCATCATTTTCGCAGGGAGCCAGGTCTTCTAGCCATGGTGACGCGTCGCCTCACACTATCGTTACTGGCCGCGGTCGCCATCACCTGGACCGCGAGCGCCCAGTCGCGCCGGTTTT
Encoded proteins:
- a CDS encoding glycosyltransferase — translated: MRTAVIVLGDLGRSPRMQYHAASLAAAGHDVDLVGLEGADVMPALAADPRIRCHRLPDHSFKGRAKGGTRRFVFGSMARAVGQARRLWVTLMRAPKADVILVQNPPAVPTLAVAWLVARLRGSRLVIDWHNLSHTVAAVRLGERHRAVKAVARSERRWARRADGHLAVSKALAAWLSSNYGIAASVVYDRPPAAFTRPAPSAAVAMWTKLAQAASLGADRLPLVVCPTSWTPDEDFDLLLEALERAERQLGRRGGSSAFAPGASADKLDPPAPADPPVPLLAVILTGKGALRESFEARLARRSFSLIAVRTQWLEPKDYPVLIGMADLGLCLHQSSSGLDLPMKVADFRGAGVPVAAFDYAPVLGEVLTSGHEGLTFRDPSDLAAVLVQVASRSADAAPTLNRSRAWLFENPAVRWEEEWPATALPVLRG
- a CDS encoding glycosyltransferase; translated protein: MNRAYGTTIGDDEVTVVAVSRVWRSVARLLPVSAALLRWSAVVRLARRLAPGFDVVISAENEASLGRDIIQYVHYPRQLRPRPAADLRWYHRPRFVLAGYYALCDRLSGFSLDGVRRNRTLANSAWTADRIRELDGHVAVSVLPPPVAAAAEGLPWKRRDNAFLCIGRFAAEKEIEKVVAIIEGVRALAPEVELHLIGSRGPERSHYEGIMALTRQHQWLHLHEDLTRAALLELIGRTRYGIHGMRDEHFGMAAAEMVEGGCITFVPDSGGQVEIVGGDARLVYASPDEAVAKIGAVLANAQLQDGLRAALRQRRGAFSAERFMQVIRDTVDSRPHRP
- a CDS encoding ABC transporter ATP-binding protein, translating into MIRDVRTVLGWLAPRERWPWLTLVPLVSVSALIEAAGALATFGLLRLVVEPEQVRTAPVVSRIWQAWPADDPRSMVAALALGVGAFYLARALFLSWVEWVRQGVIFRSSAAAAERLLARYLAADYRFHVTRASASLIQPMTRASDIAFELVGGSAVNILAEAVTIAALAMVLLSAAPPITLVAVAIVLLVVIAPIVLTRRAWERIGETERTLLQQQLQVLQQSLGAIKDVKVSGRQPFFEERFRHVKRDLSRVKQRRSWAASAARHAVETTLVFSMLLVVFLVMRDHASGGDTVSVLALFAYTGFRVIPSANRIMLNVGYLREAHPWVAKMDADMRALRAPSAASFVPEPPMLRDTLACDEVSYCYEDDGPLALDRVSLTIRRGQSVGIVGPTGAGKSTLVDVLLGLLTPTTGRVLVDGAPLEGRERAWQRQLGYVSQDVYLLDDSLRRNIAFGIPDGGIDEARLAAAIALARLDDVVAAMPQKLETVIGEDGVRLSGGQRQRVAIARALYHDPPILFFDEATAALDNQTEREVTAAIAAVRGSRTVIAIAHRLSTVKDCDQLIYLKDGRVAAIGTYQDLLADPGFRQLT
- a CDS encoding SRPBCC family protein produces the protein MAQYRLKTQLFVARPLEETFAFFADAGNLQKLTPPWLSFRIRTPQPITMRPGTLIDYLIVVRGWPVPWRTRISDWTPPAGFVDEQLWGPYWKWHHTHDFSRVDGGTLVTDTVLYSPIGGAVMQRLMVRRDLERIFTYRQHAILEQFNVDSLEPIAVSIERI
- a CDS encoding MATE family efflux transporter encodes the protein MQDLTTGSLTGHLLKTTSFMLVSMVFQTLYVLVDLFWVGRLGTDAVAAVGISANLSFVVLALSQMLGVGTTTVVSHAAGRKEHTQATYLFNQSQVLSMAAGLVFLAVAMYYRTAYAAALSADVTMQAQTEEYLLWFIPAMALQFAMVAMGAALRGTGNFKPGMYVQTGTVVLNMVLTPILIFGWGPIGAYGIGGAALSTLIAVAIGVIWISFYFLNRDAYLHFRLADWVPAFPVWGRMLKIGLPAGAEFAMMAIYMVVVYSITRPFGAAAQAGFGIGLRIVQSAFLPVVALGFAVAPVAGQNFGAGKGQRVRQAFTVAASMAGGVMLASGVAVYLAATPLMGLFSADPEVIRVGVEYLHIVTINFVASGITFVSASMFQAMGNTLPSLATSFLRLMVGIVPAAVLSSRPEFALTWIWWLTVLSTLLQMALNLVLLQREFRLKLA
- a CDS encoding Re/Si-specific NAD(P)(+) transhydrogenase subunit alpha; the encoded protein is MKLAVPKECRPGERRVAVTPENVAKLVKLGFSVAVEHDAGAGASFGDDDYAAAGAEVITGTRAIWQAGDIVLKVQPPAAHPELGVHEAELLREGGTLISFLYPGKNTDIIERLAARKATAIAVDQIPRISRAQKMDALSSMANIAGYRAVVEAASFYGRFFTGQMTAAGRVAPAKVLVIGAGVAGLAAIGAARGMGAIVRAFDTRPTVKEQVKSMGAEFIELNVQEDGEGTGGYAKEMSPAFIKAEMAMFAAQAREVDIIITTALIPNRPAPILITEEMVQGMKKGSVIVDLAAENGGNCALTEPGQVVQKYGVHILGYTDLPSRLAPTASFLFGNNLTHLLADLGGASHFHLDLADEVVRGALVLRDGELLWPPPARPPLPLPPEPKVVAPPAAAQAAKAPASAGVAGPVFALIAAVALVGLGLVAPPAFLTHLTVFALSVVIGWQVVWNVTPALHTPLMSVTNAISGIIVLGGMLQLNGPLTSPVVLVGAAAILLATINIVGGFMVTQRMLRMFRR
- the pntB gene encoding Re/Si-specific NAD(P)(+) transhydrogenase subunit beta, with the protein product MITLPETLVTIAYLVAGILFIQSLGGLSKQESARRGNLFGILGMALAVGVTAFGPHAGNYAILIGALVVGGGIGAAMAARVEMTDMPQLVAMLHSFVGLAAVLVGFGGTLDPANVLVGVEATIHAVETYVGVFVGAITFTGSVIAFGKLQGLIGSKPLLLPARHVLNLVALVACVFLGYQFVTADHAAALQPLIIATVIASLLGIHLVMAIGGADMPVVVSMLNSYSGWAAASMGFMLGNDLLIITGALVGSSGAILSYIMCHAMNRSFISVILGGFGAEEGKAPAAGGQPAGEVKSITAEETAELLRDAKSVVVVPGYGMAVAQAQHPMYEVTQILRGKGANVRFAIHPVAGRLPGHMNVLLAEAKVPYDIVLEMEEINHDFPSTDVVIVCGANDIVNPGALDDPSSPIFGMPILEVWKAKTCIVMKRGMASGYAGVDNPLFYKDNTQMLFGDAKKMIDAVLAELKK